One Methylocaldum marinum DNA window includes the following coding sequences:
- the ilvN gene encoding acetolactate synthase small subunit gives MRHIISILMENESGALSRVAGLFSARGYNIESLTVAPTEDASLSRMTLVTTGSDEIIEQITKQLNKLVDVVKLIDISESSHIERELMMVKVRAVDRAREEIIRLTDIFRGKIIDVTPVSYVIEVTGEKSKLDAFLQTLDQDSIIEVVRSGTTGILRGDRGLHV, from the coding sequence ATGCGCCATATCATTTCCATCCTGATGGAGAACGAATCGGGGGCGCTGTCGCGGGTGGCTGGGCTTTTTTCCGCGCGCGGATACAACATCGAGTCGTTGACCGTGGCGCCCACGGAGGATGCCTCGTTGTCGCGGATGACGCTGGTTACGACGGGCAGCGACGAGATCATCGAACAGATCACCAAGCAACTCAACAAACTGGTCGATGTGGTCAAACTCATCGATATTTCCGAATCCTCCCACATCGAGCGCGAATTGATGATGGTGAAAGTGCGCGCCGTCGACCGGGCTAGGGAAGAAATCATACGCTTGACCGACATCTTTCGCGGAAAAATCATCGACGTCACGCCTGTGAGCTATGTCATCGAAGTCACCGGCGAAAAATCCAAGCTGGACGCGTTTCTGCAGACGCTCGATCAGGATTCCATCATCGAGGTTGTGCGCTCCGGCACCACGGGCATTCTGCGCGGCGACCGTGGGCTTCATGTCTAG
- a CDS encoding YbjN domain-containing protein, whose amino-acid sequence MTIQSGKFLFLVFAVLYCFWFSIHAAEKQNTPKNIYDIVSKLSNSKLVLGGDKNYIVTSAAEGPAWKIIFADCDSKYTCRSMTFYASLSVANAGLEDVNRFNESVRYTRVTLDSVDQIALQMDVFLGNEVKEDVIAYLFERWLYDIKRVTEIFGRKQ is encoded by the coding sequence TTGACCATACAGAGCGGTAAATTTCTTTTTTTGGTATTTGCTGTCCTGTACTGTTTTTGGTTTTCAATACATGCCGCGGAAAAACAAAATACGCCAAAAAATATCTACGATATCGTTTCTAAACTGTCAAATTCCAAGTTGGTTTTAGGTGGTGACAAAAATTACATTGTGACGTCAGCTGCTGAAGGCCCGGCTTGGAAAATAATCTTTGCCGACTGTGATAGTAAGTATACCTGTCGGAGCATGACTTTCTACGCTTCCCTTTCTGTCGCAAATGCCGGTTTGGAGGACGTGAACAGGTTTAACGAATCGGTAAGATATACGAGGGTCACCTTGGATTCGGTAGATCAAATAGCGTTGCAAATGGATGTGTTTCTGGGAAACGAAGTCAAGGAGGATGTGATCGCTTATCTATTCGAAAGATGGCTTTACGATATTAAGAGGGTCACGGAAATATTTGGGAGAAAGCAATAA
- the ilvC gene encoding ketol-acid reductoisomerase: MQVYYDKDADLSIIRNKMVAIIGYGSQGHAHANNLKDSGVSVIVALRPGSASAVKAENAGLTVMSVEEAVKQADVIMVLAPDEHQAKLYSEQIEPNIKQGAALAFAHGFNIHFEQIQPRADLDVIMVAPKGPGHLVRSTYTQGGGVPSLIAVYQNASGQAKEIALSYASANGGGRAGIIETTFREETETDLFGEQAVLCGGATALVQAGFETLVEAGYAPEMAYFECLHELKLIVDLMYEGGIANMRYSISNTAEYGDLTRGPRVVTEETKKEMKKILGEIQRGEFAREFILENQAGCATLKAKRRLGREHPIEQVGAKLRDMMPWIKANKIVDKSKN; the protein is encoded by the coding sequence ATGCAGGTTTATTACGATAAAGATGCCGATCTTTCGATTATTCGGAACAAGATGGTCGCCATTATCGGCTACGGCTCGCAAGGCCACGCTCATGCCAACAACCTGAAAGATTCCGGTGTTTCGGTCATCGTCGCTTTGCGTCCGGGTTCGGCGTCCGCCGTGAAGGCCGAGAACGCGGGATTGACCGTCATGTCGGTGGAAGAGGCGGTGAAACAGGCGGACGTGATCATGGTACTCGCTCCGGACGAACACCAGGCCAAGCTCTATTCCGAGCAGATCGAGCCGAACATCAAGCAAGGCGCGGCCTTGGCGTTCGCCCACGGGTTCAACATCCATTTCGAGCAGATCCAGCCGCGCGCCGACTTGGACGTGATCATGGTCGCGCCGAAAGGCCCCGGCCATCTGGTGCGCTCGACCTACACCCAGGGCGGCGGCGTACCGTCGCTGATCGCGGTTTATCAGAACGCTTCGGGACAGGCCAAGGAGATCGCCTTGTCCTATGCTTCGGCCAACGGCGGCGGACGCGCCGGCATCATCGAAACCACCTTCCGCGAAGAGACCGAGACCGACCTGTTCGGCGAGCAGGCCGTGCTGTGCGGCGGAGCGACGGCGCTCGTGCAGGCCGGGTTCGAAACCCTGGTGGAAGCCGGTTACGCCCCGGAGATGGCTTATTTCGAATGCTTGCATGAACTGAAACTAATCGTCGATCTGATGTATGAAGGCGGCATTGCCAACATGCGCTATTCGATCTCCAATACCGCCGAATACGGTGATCTGACCCGTGGTCCGCGCGTCGTCACCGAGGAAACCAAAAAGGAGATGAAGAAGATTCTCGGCGAAATTCAGCGTGGTGAGTTCGCCCGCGAATTCATCCTGGAGAATCAGGCGGGTTGCGCCACGTTGAAGGCCAAGCGGCGTCTCGGGCGCGAGCATCCGATCGAGCAGGTCGGCGCCAAGCTGCGCGACATGATGCCCTGGATCAAAGCCAACAAAATCGTCGACAAGAGCAAGAACTGA
- the pssA gene encoding CDP-diacylglycerol--serine O-phosphatidyltransferase, translated as MEEQIPPARRRRGIYLLPNLFTTAALFAGFYAITAAFNGRFELAAVSIFIAMILDGLDGRVARLTNTQSAFGAEYDSMADMISFGAAPALVAYIWSLATLGKIGWVAAFVHAAGAALRLARFNTQIATADKRYFQGLPSPSAAAILAGFIWFSETLDLSGEAMRYVSLGLALMTGLLMVSNFRYYSFKDVDLRGRVPFMWAILVMLVFAFIFTNPPLMLFVMFTAYAVSGPVLTLIGRRKMRSERRT; from the coding sequence ATGGAAGAACAAATCCCTCCTGCGAGGCGGCGGCGCGGTATTTATTTGTTACCGAATCTGTTCACGACGGCGGCGCTTTTTGCCGGCTTTTACGCCATCACGGCCGCGTTTAACGGACGCTTCGAACTGGCCGCCGTATCCATTTTCATCGCCATGATTCTGGACGGTCTCGATGGCCGGGTGGCGCGTCTGACCAATACGCAAAGTGCATTCGGGGCCGAATACGACAGCATGGCCGACATGATTTCCTTCGGCGCGGCCCCGGCTCTGGTTGCCTATATCTGGTCGCTGGCGACCCTGGGCAAGATCGGGTGGGTTGCGGCTTTCGTGCACGCCGCAGGCGCCGCTCTCCGCCTGGCGCGTTTCAATACCCAGATCGCGACCGCGGACAAGCGGTATTTCCAAGGCCTGCCGAGTCCCTCGGCTGCGGCGATTCTGGCCGGCTTCATCTGGTTTAGCGAAACCTTGGATTTGAGCGGCGAGGCCATGCGCTATGTTTCGCTCGGACTGGCCCTGATGACGGGTTTGCTGATGGTCAGCAACTTCCGTTATTACAGCTTCAAGGACGTGGATCTCCGGGGGCGGGTGCCGTTCATGTGGGCCATACTCGTGATGCTGGTATTCGCCTTCATCTTCACCAATCCACCCCTGATGCTGTTCGTCATGTTTACGGCTTACGCAGTTTCGGGGCCGGTGCTGACCCTGATCGGGCGGCGCAAGATGCGGAGCGAGCGTCGAACCTGA
- a CDS encoding 2-isopropylmalate synthase: MSDKLIIFDTTLRDGEQSPGASMTKEEKVRIAKSLERLRVDVIEAGFPAASPGDFESVQAVARTIRESTICGLARALDRDIDRAGEALKEASRARIHTFIATSPIHMQQKLRMAPDQVIEYAIKAVKRARQYTDDVEFSPEDAGRSEEDFLCRILEAVIDAGATTLNIPDTVGYSVPEQFGATIRRLRERIPNSDKAVFSVHCHNDLGLAVANSLSAVMNGARQVECTINGLGERAGNAALEEIVMAVKTRKDVFPCRIAIDTREIVACSKLVSNITGFPVQPNKAIVGANAFAHESGIHQDGVLKSRETYEIMSAEDVGWTANRMVLGKHSGRNAFRTRMQELGIEFGSETELNDAFQRFKDLADKKHDIFDEDLQALITEAGVEAEDERIRLVTLRVCSETGEIPCARVGLRIENEEMTGTAHGSGAVDASFKAIESLVRTDSTLLLYSVNNITTGTDAQGEVTVRLEKGGRIVNGQGADTDIVIASAKAYVNAVNKLLAPRQRMHPQAAGDV, from the coding sequence ATGAGCGACAAACTCATCATTTTCGATACGACGTTGCGCGACGGCGAGCAGAGTCCCGGGGCCTCCATGACGAAGGAGGAGAAGGTGCGCATTGCCAAGTCGCTGGAACGTTTGCGGGTGGATGTGATCGAGGCCGGATTTCCGGCGGCCAGTCCCGGCGATTTCGAATCGGTGCAGGCCGTGGCCCGTACGATCAGGGAAAGTACCATATGCGGATTGGCGCGAGCTCTGGATCGAGATATCGATCGGGCCGGCGAGGCGCTCAAGGAAGCCAGCCGGGCGCGCATCCATACCTTCATTGCGACCTCGCCGATTCATATGCAGCAGAAATTGCGCATGGCACCGGATCAAGTGATCGAGTATGCGATCAAGGCGGTAAAACGGGCAAGGCAATATACCGATGACGTCGAGTTTTCTCCGGAGGATGCCGGGCGCTCGGAAGAAGATTTTCTGTGTCGGATACTCGAAGCCGTCATCGACGCCGGCGCAACGACCTTGAACATCCCGGATACCGTCGGCTACAGCGTTCCGGAGCAATTCGGCGCGACGATCCGCCGGCTGAGGGAGCGGATTCCCAATTCGGACAAGGCGGTTTTTTCCGTGCATTGCCACAACGATCTGGGCTTGGCGGTCGCCAACTCGTTGTCTGCCGTCATGAACGGCGCACGGCAGGTCGAATGTACCATCAACGGCCTGGGCGAGCGCGCCGGCAATGCGGCTTTGGAGGAAATCGTCATGGCGGTCAAGACCCGCAAGGACGTTTTTCCCTGCAGGATCGCGATTGATACCCGCGAGATTGTCGCCTGTTCCAAGCTGGTTTCGAATATTACCGGCTTTCCGGTACAACCCAACAAGGCCATCGTCGGCGCCAATGCGTTCGCGCATGAATCCGGCATTCATCAGGACGGTGTCCTGAAGAGCCGGGAGACTTACGAAATCATGAGCGCCGAGGATGTCGGCTGGACCGCCAACCGCATGGTTCTGGGCAAGCACTCCGGGCGCAATGCGTTTCGGACGCGCATGCAGGAGCTGGGGATCGAATTCGGGTCGGAGACGGAACTGAATGACGCATTTCAGCGCTTCAAGGATCTGGCGGACAAAAAACACGATATTTTCGACGAAGACCTGCAAGCCTTGATTACCGAAGCAGGCGTCGAGGCGGAGGACGAGCGGATAAGGCTGGTTACGCTTCGGGTATGCTCGGAAACCGGCGAAATTCCGTGTGCGCGAGTTGGCCTCAGGATCGAGAACGAGGAAATGACCGGTACTGCCCATGGCAGCGGTGCCGTCGATGCAAGCTTCAAGGCCATCGAGTCCCTGGTCCGTACCGATTCCACCTTGCTGCTGTATTCGGTGAACAACATCACGACCGGCACCGACGCTCAGGGTGAAGTCACGGTTCGGCTGGAAAAAGGCGGCCGTATCGTGAACGGCCAGGGTGCCGATACCGATATCGTGATTGCTTCGGCCAAGGCATACGTCAATGCGGTCAATAAACTGCTGGCGCCTCGGCAACGCATGCATCCGCAAGCGGCCGGTGACGTGTGA
- a CDS encoding uracil-DNA glycosylase — translation MSCDERRLEYLRSMGIQVWVSRQGERPAPTEDPGRADPAPDDVPASAGRAQTAASVGTPSNCVLSWEDLEARVAGCTTCALHQGRTQTVFGVGNREAGWMVIGEAPGEQEDLQGEPFVGRAGQLLNEMIRAVGLRREAVYIANVVKCRPPRNRDPATEEAAACEEYLKGQVALLKPKIILAVGRVAAQNLLKTTTPIGKLRGQVHYYDRIPLVVTYHPAYLLRSQTEKRRAWEDLKLAMRAFRQQNT, via the coding sequence ATGTCTTGCGACGAACGACGCTTGGAGTATCTCCGTTCGATGGGAATTCAAGTGTGGGTTTCCAGGCAGGGGGAGCGACCAGCGCCGACCGAAGACCCGGGCCGCGCCGACCCTGCGCCGGATGACGTACCCGCTAGCGCGGGCCGGGCACAAACGGCGGCGTCCGTCGGCACACCTTCGAATTGTGTTCTGAGCTGGGAGGATCTGGAAGCCCGGGTGGCGGGATGTACCACCTGCGCATTGCACCAGGGCCGTACCCAGACCGTTTTCGGGGTCGGCAATCGCGAAGCCGGATGGATGGTCATCGGCGAAGCACCGGGAGAACAGGAAGACCTGCAGGGCGAACCGTTCGTGGGCCGGGCGGGCCAATTGCTCAACGAAATGATACGGGCGGTCGGTCTTAGACGGGAAGCCGTTTACATCGCCAACGTGGTCAAATGCCGTCCGCCCAGGAACCGCGATCCGGCCACCGAGGAAGCCGCGGCCTGCGAGGAATACCTGAAGGGACAGGTCGCATTGCTGAAACCCAAGATCATTCTAGCCGTGGGACGCGTCGCTGCCCAGAACTTATTAAAGACTACGACGCCCATAGGTAAACTACGGGGCCAGGTGCATTATTACGACCGGATTCCGCTGGTTGTGACTTACCATCCCGCTTACCTGCTGCGCTCGCAAACGGAAAAGCGTAGGGCCTGGGAAGATCTCAAACTCGCCATGCGGGCTTTTCGACAACAAAATACATAA
- the rimI gene encoding ribosomal protein S18-alanine N-acetyltransferase: MSVMFDLFDLFERIKRFISYDAETQFYYRHFPSLVKNAELIIRPMRRSDLKIVAAIEQSAYEFPWEPATFRDCYTVGYCCWVGEKAGQVVSYGIASVGAGESHVLNLCVSPQNQGRGYGRLMLEKLMEVARQHKAETIFLEVRPSNKPAIKLYHQLGFNEIGSRKGYYPAHNGREDALVMARML; the protein is encoded by the coding sequence ATGTCCGTCATGTTCGATTTGTTCGACTTGTTCGAGCGCATCAAAAGATTCATCAGTTATGATGCCGAAACCCAGTTTTATTACCGACATTTTCCCAGCCTCGTGAAGAATGCCGAGCTGATCATTCGTCCGATGCGGCGATCCGATTTGAAAATAGTGGCCGCCATTGAGCAAAGTGCATACGAATTTCCCTGGGAACCCGCCACATTCCGGGATTGTTACACGGTAGGCTACTGCTGCTGGGTGGGGGAAAAAGCCGGCCAGGTCGTGAGTTACGGGATTGCGTCGGTCGGCGCCGGCGAGTCGCACGTGCTCAATCTCTGCGTATCGCCGCAGAACCAGGGGAGGGGCTATGGGCGACTGATGCTTGAAAAGCTCATGGAGGTTGCGAGACAACACAAAGCGGAAACGATTTTTCTCGAAGTGCGTCCCTCCAATAAACCCGCCATCAAACTTTACCACCAACTCGGATTCAACGAGATTGGCAGCCGCAAGGGCTATTATCCGGCACACAATGGCCGCGAAGATGCCTTGGTCATGGCGCGCATGCTGTAG
- a CDS encoding efflux RND transporter permease subunit: MLSAIVRFAVHRRGVVIALALLLLVYGVLRLGQASLDIFPEFSAPRIVIQTEAPGLTAEQTETLVTSHVEKQLAGLIGLDSIRSESIQGLSVATVVFEEGTDIYRNRQLVGERLSLLAGKLPPGAGPPVMVPLSSSSATVLTIGLSSPSHSLMELRDLVDWTIVPRILAVPGVADVNVFGGEIRQLQIQIDPDKLRRYGLAAGDVVLAARQATGMPGAGFVENHNQRIVLNIAGLPAAEDALKQVVLMRRNGANITLADVATVATAPRPPIGAAAVGGKPAVVMMVIAQYGANTLRVSRNVGTVLGEFEQLFSKQAIDFHPHLFRPADYIERSLSNLAAHLLAGGLLVVLVLYVFLFDFRTAFISAIAIPLSLVAAVVALLNLGVNLNIMILGGLAIALGEVVDDAIIDTENIFRRLRENRLGPNPRPVFQIVYQASMEVRSSVVYASFIVALAFVPLLTLGGIAGRLFAPIGYAYILAILMSLLVALTVTPALCYMLLKTGKTDRAPPLIRLLQPRYAALLRSVAQRPKAAAWISAAVCGSGFLALTTLGGEFLPQLREGHYIVHTSSLPGTSLNESLRIGGLLTRQFLAMPEVESVSQWAGRAERGADTYGSHYSEYEVRLKPLSGEDQQAVLERLRRVLGDFPGILFEANTFLTERIDETISGYTAPVVINLYGTDLDLLDRKAREVAGLIRTIPGAIDVQLRSPPSTPQLQIRLKLDELAGYGLRPLEVADVLQTALQGRVAGTYYLDNRAYEVAVILPPDLRRRPEAIAHLPLRTADGLVVELGRIADIRQVGGRYNILHQGGQRVQTITANVTGRAAGTFMEELRRRTFDVIDFPPEIYPEFTGAAVEQGKARWELTIHALLAGTGVLLLVFLAVDSVRHMFLALINLPFSLAGGVAAAVLAGATLSIGSMVGFVTLFGITVRNSIMLISHYRHLVEIENCPWNLETAIRGAQERLPSILMTALVTALAMLPIAVDSDNPGREIMGPMAAIIIGGLVSSTILNLLLLPTILLKFGRFETVGRRQ; this comes from the coding sequence ATGCTGTCGGCCATCGTTCGCTTCGCCGTGCACCGGCGCGGAGTGGTCATTGCGCTCGCCCTCCTGCTACTGGTATACGGCGTTCTCCGTCTCGGACAGGCGAGCCTGGACATCTTTCCCGAGTTTTCCGCCCCCCGCATCGTTATCCAGACGGAAGCACCGGGCCTCACAGCCGAACAGACGGAAACCCTCGTAACATCACACGTCGAAAAGCAGCTCGCGGGGCTGATCGGCCTGGACAGCATCCGCTCGGAATCGATCCAGGGACTGTCGGTGGCGACAGTGGTTTTCGAGGAAGGCACCGATATCTACCGAAATCGGCAATTGGTCGGCGAGCGGCTGAGCCTGCTGGCCGGCAAACTGCCCCCCGGCGCCGGTCCTCCGGTGATGGTACCGCTTTCATCGTCTTCCGCGACGGTTCTGACCATCGGACTCAGCTCGCCTTCCCACAGCCTCATGGAGCTCCGCGATCTGGTGGACTGGACCATCGTGCCGCGAATACTGGCCGTACCGGGGGTTGCGGACGTGAACGTATTCGGCGGCGAAATCCGCCAATTGCAGATTCAAATCGATCCGGACAAGCTGCGCCGCTACGGCCTGGCAGCCGGTGACGTCGTGCTGGCGGCCCGACAGGCGACGGGTATGCCCGGGGCCGGTTTCGTGGAAAACCATAACCAGCGGATCGTTTTGAATATCGCCGGGCTGCCGGCGGCCGAGGACGCCTTGAAACAAGTCGTGCTGATGCGCAGGAACGGCGCAAATATAACCCTGGCGGATGTGGCGACCGTGGCCACGGCGCCCAGGCCGCCCATAGGCGCCGCGGCCGTCGGCGGAAAGCCCGCCGTCGTCATGATGGTGATCGCTCAGTACGGTGCCAATACCCTGCGCGTTTCACGAAACGTCGGAACCGTTCTGGGAGAATTCGAGCAGCTGTTCTCGAAACAGGCGATCGATTTCCATCCCCATCTATTCCGGCCGGCGGATTACATCGAACGATCCTTAAGCAATCTTGCCGCTCACCTGCTGGCCGGCGGGCTCCTGGTCGTGCTGGTGCTCTACGTCTTTCTGTTCGATTTCCGGACCGCGTTCATCTCCGCCATTGCCATTCCGCTTTCCCTGGTTGCGGCGGTGGTCGCTTTGCTGAATCTGGGCGTCAATCTCAACATCATGATCCTCGGTGGGCTGGCGATTGCACTCGGCGAGGTGGTGGACGATGCCATTATCGACACCGAGAATATTTTTCGCCGCCTCCGTGAAAACCGGCTCGGTCCGAATCCACGCCCGGTTTTCCAAATCGTCTACCAGGCCTCCATGGAGGTGCGCAGCTCGGTGGTTTATGCCAGTTTCATCGTCGCCCTGGCATTCGTTCCGCTCCTGACCCTAGGCGGCATTGCCGGCCGCTTGTTTGCCCCGATCGGTTACGCCTATATCCTGGCGATTCTCATGTCCCTGCTGGTAGCGCTGACGGTGACGCCCGCACTCTGCTACATGCTGCTCAAAACCGGCAAGACCGATCGAGCGCCGCCGCTGATTCGACTGCTCCAGCCTCGGTACGCCGCCTTGCTGAGGTCCGTCGCACAGCGGCCGAAAGCTGCCGCGTGGATCAGCGCTGCCGTCTGCGGAAGCGGCTTTCTAGCCTTGACGACCCTAGGCGGGGAGTTCCTGCCACAACTTCGGGAAGGCCACTACATCGTCCACACAAGCAGCCTGCCCGGCACCTCGCTGAACGAATCGCTCAGAATCGGCGGACTGCTAACCCGGCAATTTCTGGCAATGCCGGAAGTCGAATCGGTCTCGCAGTGGGCCGGCCGGGCCGAGCGCGGAGCGGATACTTACGGCAGCCATTACAGCGAATACGAAGTTCGGCTCAAGCCGTTGTCCGGCGAAGACCAACAGGCCGTTCTGGAGCGTCTCAGACGAGTCCTCGGAGATTTTCCGGGAATCCTGTTCGAAGCGAACACTTTTTTGACCGAACGGATCGACGAAACCATCTCCGGCTACACCGCACCAGTGGTGATCAATCTCTACGGGACCGATCTCGATCTGCTCGATCGGAAGGCGCGGGAGGTCGCCGGTCTGATCCGAACCATTCCCGGCGCGATCGACGTGCAGCTACGCTCGCCTCCGAGCACGCCCCAGCTGCAAATCAGGCTGAAACTCGACGAGTTGGCCGGTTACGGCTTGCGTCCCCTGGAAGTGGCCGATGTTCTGCAAACGGCATTACAAGGCCGGGTGGCGGGCACTTACTATTTGGACAATCGAGCTTACGAGGTGGCGGTGATTCTGCCGCCGGATCTCCGTCGCCGACCGGAGGCGATAGCGCACCTGCCGCTCCGGACCGCGGACGGCCTGGTCGTGGAATTGGGCCGAATCGCGGACATCCGGCAGGTTGGGGGACGTTACAACATTCTTCACCAAGGTGGACAGCGTGTGCAGACCATCACCGCGAACGTGACCGGAAGGGCTGCGGGCACGTTCATGGAAGAACTGCGCCGGCGAACGTTCGACGTCATCGACTTTCCGCCGGAAATTTATCCGGAGTTTACCGGTGCCGCCGTGGAACAAGGCAAGGCGCGCTGGGAACTGACGATCCACGCGCTGTTGGCGGGCACCGGCGTTTTATTGCTGGTCTTTCTGGCCGTCGACAGCGTGCGCCACATGTTCCTGGCCTTGATCAATCTGCCTTTTTCGCTGGCCGGAGGCGTGGCAGCGGCCGTTCTGGCAGGCGCCACGCTTTCGATCGGATCCATGGTGGGTTTCGTCACATTATTTGGAATCACGGTACGTAATTCGATCATGCTGATCTCCCACTACCGACATCTCGTCGAAATCGAAAATTGCCCGTGGAATTTGGAAACGGCGATTCGCGGAGCGCAGGAACGGCTGCCTTCGATTCTGATGACGGCCTTGGTTACCGCGCTGGCGATGCTGCCCATCGCCGTCGACAGCGACAATCCGGGACGTGAGATCATGGGCCCCATGGCCGCAATCATTATCGGCGGGCTGGTGTCCTCCACGATCCTGAATCTGCTGCTGCTGCCGACGATACTGCTGAAGTTCGGCCGCTTCGAAACTGTCGGCCGGCGGCAATAG
- a CDS encoding efflux RND transporter periplasmic adaptor subunit, with product MRPNWCPAVLAFLTFTVSVVPGFAADGAADKETSSAEPKPIRKHEAEFPNAATVRLSKEQQKIGGLSIEVLAASTFQPEIAAYGKVVDIQPLLALHVRYRAAGTEVEIAIAAVELAQKNRDRLATLHREGIVASRDLAQAEAQYQADRARLEAARRQMGEIRHEARQAWGGALTGIAFDGASHLFQDFLSRNRVLVLIALPSGLSLPPDVHSLFVARENDRSSARRAELISPAPGTDDLVQGETYFFHAPSVRLRAGMRVNAWLPASEEPIRGVAIPPSAIVWHTGKPWVYRQSDERTFIRTEIAAYREQSDLWFVDRGFAAGDRIVVTGGQLLLSEEFRGDIPSEDEGEDDD from the coding sequence ATGAGACCCAACTGGTGTCCGGCCGTCCTGGCATTTCTGACTTTTACGGTCTCCGTCGTTCCTGGATTCGCCGCTGACGGCGCTGCGGACAAGGAAACCTCTTCCGCCGAACCGAAGCCAATCCGAAAGCATGAAGCCGAGTTCCCGAATGCCGCGACGGTCCGTCTCAGCAAGGAGCAGCAAAAAATCGGTGGTCTGAGCATCGAAGTATTGGCTGCTTCGACGTTTCAGCCGGAGATCGCGGCTTACGGAAAGGTGGTCGATATTCAGCCCTTGCTGGCGTTGCACGTCCGTTATCGAGCGGCCGGCACCGAGGTCGAAATCGCGATTGCCGCGGTCGAACTGGCGCAAAAGAATCGTGACCGGCTCGCGACCCTGCACCGCGAAGGCATCGTCGCCAGTCGTGACCTGGCGCAGGCCGAGGCGCAATATCAGGCCGACCGTGCCAGGCTAGAGGCCGCGCGGCGGCAGATGGGGGAAATCCGGCACGAGGCTCGGCAGGCCTGGGGCGGTGCCCTGACCGGCATCGCCTTCGACGGCGCATCTCACCTGTTTCAGGACTTCTTGAGCCGGAACCGGGTATTGGTTCTGATCGCCTTGCCGAGCGGGCTATCCTTGCCACCCGATGTGCATTCGCTCTTCGTCGCTCGTGAAAACGACCGGAGTTCGGCACGCCGGGCCGAACTCATTTCTCCGGCCCCGGGAACCGACGATCTCGTACAGGGCGAAACTTACTTCTTTCATGCGCCCAGCGTTAGACTGCGCGCCGGAATGCGGGTGAATGCCTGGCTGCCGGCTTCCGAAGAACCTATCCGCGGCGTTGCCATTCCGCCGTCGGCTATCGTTTGGCATACCGGGAAGCCTTGGGTTTACCGCCAATCCGACGAACGCACGTTTATACGCACGGAAATTGCCGCGTACCGCGAACAAAGCGATCTCTGGTTCGTCGACCGGGGCTTTGCCGCCGGCGACCGGATTGTCGTTACCGGCGGCCAGCTATTACTCTCGGAGGAATTCCGGGGAGACATCCCGAGCGAGGACGAGGGAGAGGACGACGACTGA
- a CDS encoding c-type heme family protein — protein MNLKNLLSALILAGFAGAASAEEDPAVARTVEQVKMLDALYKTAIVLITEHYVENPSSISAATASKLLFAEMKKNGFHDIRLLGLTDQLTNPEENTPTGDFEKTAAERLLGGDEHYKRVIKEGDKRYLYIATGVPVVMEKCVMCHANFKDKTGPIGALAYKVAVIE, from the coding sequence ATGAATCTCAAGAATCTTCTTTCTGCTCTGATATTGGCCGGCTTTGCGGGCGCCGCGTCCGCCGAAGAGGATCCGGCCGTCGCACGCACGGTCGAACAGGTCAAAATGCTCGATGCCTTGTATAAGACCGCCATCGTTCTGATCACCGAGCATTATGTGGAAAATCCTTCTTCCATCTCTGCAGCCACCGCGTCGAAGCTCTTGTTCGCGGAAATGAAAAAGAATGGGTTTCATGACATCCGCCTGTTAGGGTTGACGGATCAACTGACCAACCCCGAGGAAAATACGCCCACCGGCGATTTCGAAAAAACAGCCGCGGAAAGACTCCTGGGCGGCGACGAACATTACAAGCGCGTCATCAAGGAAGGCGACAAGCGCTATCTCTATATTGCTACCGGGGTTCCGGTGGTGATGGAAAAGTGCGTGATGTGCCACGCCAACTTCAAGGATAAGACTGGTCCTATCGGCGCGCTGGCGTACAAGGTCGCGGTCATCGAATAA